TCTGTACTTCCGTTCACGAAACGACGGCTGGCGGCTCCTTAAGGGTGTGAGATGCTATCCGTGTAACCCGTTCAAACGAGTGAGAAGAGAGCTTGGGGCACGATACAATGCCTCCGGCCCATTGAAGGACCGAAGGCTGGAAAGAGATGAGGCAACGGAACTGGCATCGCTGTTGCTTGAAAAAAGGGCCAGCGATATGGAATGGAAGACCTTCATCCTCTCATGGGGCGACGCCGCCAGCAATGCACTTGATGAGGATCCGTCGACCCTTGTCATGAGCCTTGAGGATTTCCTTTCCCTTTACGACGACCTTCAGGAAACCTGCCGTCTCAAGTGGAAAAGGCACACTAGAAGATCTTATGCCGGGGGATCTCCTCACCCGGTTTCCTGACCATGTCGACACCCGGCACCACACCCAGTGTCGAGCCGGTCTCCCAGGCAACGTGCAAGGTCCCGATGTCGTCCACCTGGATCACGACTCCCTTGGTCCCCTTGGGTGGGGCTTGCTCGTCATCCATGTGCACCAGCTCAACCGTACATCCCTTTGGGTATTGGAGTTTGAGTACCTCAATTCGTTTCTTGTTC
The sequence above is a segment of the Sphaerochaeta pleomorpha str. Grapes genome. Coding sequences within it:
- a CDS encoding DUF4314 domain-containing protein, yielding MDEMNKKRIEVLKLQYPKGCTVELVHMDDEQAPPKGTKGVVIQVDDIGTLHVAWETGSTLGVVPGVDMVRKPGEEIPRHKIF